AAGGGCGCCCTCACATGGAGGTTGAAAGTTGCTCATTGGTTATCCTGTGCAAAGTGCGTACATGTAGGTGCGCGTTTCCATAGTTTCGTCATTGTTGCTCCTCTAAAGATGGCGGCATGATACATCAATGCAAGATCCATGCAGATAATGCTCATCATTGAAATCTTACATCACTCAGAACCAACTCACTCCTCCATTGTTCATCTTTACTTCTCCAAGACGCTCTTTTCCTTTTTCAGTTTATCCCCCCGAGCGATGAAGTCACTAATAAGTAACCTCTTGTACAGCACCATATTAATAATCACCATGGTAATAAGTCCTACCGTAGCAACACAATACAAGAGAAACGGCACTTCTCGATAATGGCTCTGAAGCCAGTAGAACATCCAAACCAGCGTACCGAAACGGAAAAAAAGAAACGACACGATGTTGATGGCGCTGTTCGCTCGATAAATAGCGGAGTGTTTTGGCGTGTTAACTATGAGAAGGATTTGTCGGAAGTGAAGGAAAACACTGTTGATCTCGGCTGCTAGGGAAACTAGCGAATACACGATGAAGGAACGGAGATATAAGCTGAtaccaaagcaaaacaaaatctgtAGGGGAAAAACAGAATTTCGAGCTTTCTTTATTACAGGTTTTATCAagtttagtttaaaggcagtggacactattggtaattacttaaaacaattatcatcataaaacctttcttgattacgagtaatggggagaggttgacagtataaaacattgtgagaaacagctccctctgaaggttGAGTAGTTTAAATCTGCTATTCAGAAACTCCAGAGTCTAGTGTACTTGACCGCTCCGCCACAACTAACCATACActaaaatggtttcaaatggttggtTAACTCACAATCAAGTTGGCCGGTGGCCAGTGTAAGGTTGGAACACACATGTTTGTCAAtggcactttaaaggaacacgttgccttagatcggtcgagttggtctttgaaaagcgtttgtaaccgttttttataaaatgcatatgggtagaaagatgttgtaaaagtagaatacaatgatccacacaaacatgcctcgaaattgcgtggttttccttttaccttgtcgactaacacgtcggccatttatgggggtcaaaattttgactcccataaatggccgacgatgttagttcgcacagtagaaggaaaatcacgcaatttcgaggcaaacttgtgtggatcattgtattctacttttaaaacatctttccaaccatatgcattttataaaaaacggttacaaacgcttttgttttgaccaactcgtccgatccaaggcaacgtgttcctttaatgccaGCCCAGGGTTTATTAATACCTTTGGTAAATATTTATCCACCCTtccttaaagggagggtataggCCTATTTTATAATTATACTGAACTTTGGAAGTTGGAAATTGCATCTGAACTTTTTTGCTGTGGTACGATGGACATTTTTAAGTTTATGATGATTACTTACAACAATATGATGAATTAATAACGGCCAGGTGTTGGTGACTGACCGGTAGAGTAGGATATCGATGACATCATAGATGAAGTAACCTGCGGATATATCAACACAGaagaatttatttatttatttatttatttattcaagaaAGCCAGATAAAACCACAGTTACGTTTCAACGGCACATATTCATGGCTAAAATTAAGGGGCAAGTCGACAAGAGTGGTCCATATTTCAATTGATGGAAGCTTTTCAAACTGAACTAGCCAATCAGACCcactggtactcagctgtttTAACTGCCATAGACCTCATTGCAAATACTCAGTGCACGCACATTAGGCAtgaaatgaggtgcatgctggtctagctagcgatcatatgcatgctggggtggatttcacaaagagttaagactagtctcatctcgactcatcctaacttaagactagccatacgttttaaatatctcctaggaccctaactctttgtgaaatcgacccctggtctagctagcgatcaaacttgatcactagctagaccagcaggcacctcattcaacaggtAGCGCTTGGGCAATGGGTTTTTGTGAAAGGTCTATTGGGTCAGCTCACAACTGGTAGGGGAGAACGCTGGATAAGGGGGACgtccaaacaggaaattagaGGCTTCCTAATTGTGTGGATGATTGATATAGCCGAGAAGCGCATTTGTTGCATGAGGTTGTATACTCTtgagggagctgagatggtttaaggagtgaattaaggcccagtgaccaggggtaataattggaagcgctttggggtgccctccgggtgtgaaaagtgctataaAAACgtgttagtattattattatgaaaaaaaaaactccaatagtaaacttgtgggtacaaccatgtagaTGACTCTCTTCAGAATAGTGTTGGTTATGAGCAGAAATGGTGTAGTCTGGACTCAAACAGTCTACTCTTATTTGTAAACCTACCTACTGATATGGCAACCAGTACTTCCCCCATTGGAGTCACATTGTGGATAAGATCATCAAGTAGTT
Above is a genomic segment from Asterias amurensis chromosome 6, ASM3211899v1 containing:
- the LOC139939033 gene encoding TLC domain-containing protein 2-like gives rise to the protein MERGVRLAMGSFADSDGMPTSMFHARMIYTIVGSTIAFQCLNITLNFTPAPQKYYSEPRFRWRNILTSFTHAMISGFCSIFCLYSSPELLDDLIHNVTPMGEVLVAISVGYFIYDVIDILLYRSVTNTWPLLIHHIVILFCFGISLYLRSFIVYSLVSLAAEINSVFLHFRQILLIVNTPKHSAIYRANSAINIVSFLFFRFGTLVWMFYWLQSHYREVPFLLYCVATVGLITMVIINMVLYKRLLISDFIARGDKLKKEKSVLEK